In the Leptospira limi genome, one interval contains:
- a CDS encoding AI-2E family transporter: protein MNWIKNKNETIVYILLAGFFLATCFTLFFVFKPFLWSSFLALLFYLTTRKLHKRLKNVLGDKFHGLSPYIMVILMLACVFIPSYLIVSTLIRESLNLVSYVRNQLTEESIVSLLLNSPILTDFFTENEFFWIKLPILYREYVGQHMDILNLDSIYSLLKNSSGFLLGSFEVPGAIIFNGFFTFILLFFLYKEGSRMERGLFLLLPFPTEIEERLGRRIEEAIRTVMMGNLFISLLQGALIYVLLLFTSVSNKFLLSSIATIFSLIPVVGTSVVWFPIGLYIGLVQENWTGSILFMIAGGASYLILENFVKPKLLDKKLKTHPFLIFLSLIGGLQEFGVAGIIIGPMALTLVIILWDFWKIFRETRFQTT from the coding sequence ATGAATTGGATTAAAAATAAAAACGAAACCATCGTCTACATTCTGTTAGCAGGATTTTTTCTTGCTACTTGTTTTACTTTGTTTTTTGTATTCAAACCATTTTTATGGTCCAGTTTTTTAGCCTTATTGTTTTATTTAACCACACGCAAACTACACAAACGATTAAAGAATGTGTTGGGTGACAAATTTCATGGCCTTTCTCCCTATATCATGGTCATTCTTATGCTTGCTTGTGTGTTCATCCCTTCTTATTTAATTGTATCAACACTCATCCGTGAATCTTTGAATTTAGTCAGTTATGTGAGAAACCAACTTACAGAAGAATCGATTGTATCTCTATTACTCAATAGTCCAATCCTGACTGACTTTTTTACAGAAAATGAATTTTTTTGGATCAAATTACCGATTCTTTACCGCGAATATGTGGGTCAACACATGGACATTCTCAACTTAGATTCTATTTATAGTTTATTAAAAAATTCTTCTGGTTTTTTACTGGGGTCATTTGAAGTTCCAGGAGCAATCATATTCAATGGATTTTTTACATTCATCTTACTCTTCTTTCTCTACAAAGAAGGGAGTAGAATGGAACGTGGATTGTTTTTACTTTTACCTTTCCCCACAGAAATAGAAGAAAGGTTGGGACGCAGGATCGAAGAAGCGATTCGTACAGTAATGATGGGAAATTTATTCATCTCACTTTTACAAGGTGCATTGATTTACGTTCTTTTACTTTTTACATCTGTATCGAATAAGTTTTTACTTTCAAGTATCGCCACTATTTTTTCACTCATACCTGTTGTCGGAACATCGGTTGTTTGGTTTCCCATTGGACTTTATATTGGACTTGTCCAAGAGAATTGGACAGGGAGTATTCTCTTCATGATTGCAGGTGGGGCAAGTTATCTCATTTTAGAAAATTTTGTAAAACCAAAACTCCTTGATAAAAAGCTCAAAACTCATCCATTTTTAATTTTCCTCTCCCTCATTGGCGGATTACAAGAGTTTGGCGTTGCGGGAATTATCATTGGACCTATGGCATTAACACTCGTAATTATTCTGTGGGATTTTTGGAAAATTTTTCGAGAAACTCGATTCCAAACAACGTAA
- a CDS encoding SpoIIE family protein phosphatase, whose protein sequence is MDSWGNIAFDFYTFGSLVGVIFTFYNAQLFLTVKEKSEATYNLGMATMWLGLFHFGYLINFSFMGPSSAYMRWFVIIGAMAGSVYLTGFFLSYPEIYFPRLKKSIFWILSSVVVLVTAFFVYISLSAGRLFFFSGHYWDFPVPIFYKAYAVIVLVFFVSFTIVAILQLFKMPKESKFTLISVLISFVLITMIPGFLNVLSRDGAIGRGLYQTITDLILVVGLFVANVVYINNTKDKTTILSRIIGISLASFLLILQLVAYSVIQQTESNYDLVHTARAKNYIAGLETDQVPSFHYSYDLQNRSFVTHKGLEETKLEPNEYEAEFYNVWALEMILSFEKNENWKSKVNELLLQLPETSNGYSNEINRLLKEDRITSPKLLISEIESEKRKILYTRNKLREIPVSNFTEKASGLVKNEEGALSGFYAEARKILSSNRSEELKFKTLDQMFSPMPNHGERNYRGQVKFDSKNPNFSFYVSYLIVDKKNEIVHEVGYPYTDYRSFQHEVTLPWIIGLLALAVLVILGYRLFFLIALIRPVEQIIEGLTEVNSGNLEYRLTVHVEDDIGFMARSFNRMVRSIQAARKKLQQYAEQLEEKVQERTKELENTLKEVQSLKHQQDGDYFLTSLLLQPFHTNHAKHQNVRVDFLLEQKKKFTFKQYEKEIGGDLNIANQIVLNNRSYTVFLNADAMGKSMQGAGGALVLGSVFESIITRTQLLSEARNTYPERWIKNTFLELHKIFEGFDGSMLVSLVLGVVDNETGLLYFINAEHPWIVLYRDGIASFIENELMFRKLGTSGVQGNLYIKTFQLEAGDILIAGSDGRDDLLISHTEDGKRVINEDEKLFLKMVEAGKGELDLIYDEMAKFGALTDDLSMLRVSFIEEKERYKIEKDKLREIQSLLAKAKEASDSSDLQEAVTYLEKAHSLEENIPEIKKKFIQLYLKLKDYGNAKKMAKDYSLLRPMDTEIMYITAFCARKVADIKTAIDFGERVRLRDPNHVKNLINLGQTYLADKNYGRAENILSSALELDPENPSLVRLIDHIRKKQLKQEETH, encoded by the coding sequence ATGGATTCTTGGGGAAACATAGCGTTTGATTTTTATACTTTCGGCTCTCTCGTCGGAGTGATTTTTACTTTTTACAATGCACAATTATTTCTAACGGTGAAAGAGAAATCGGAAGCCACTTACAACTTAGGAATGGCGACAATGTGGTTGGGTTTATTTCACTTTGGGTACTTGATCAACTTTTCTTTTATGGGCCCGTCCTCAGCGTATATGCGATGGTTTGTCATCATTGGTGCTATGGCAGGATCTGTTTATCTAACTGGATTTTTCTTAAGTTACCCTGAAATTTATTTTCCACGACTTAAAAAATCTATTTTTTGGATCTTAAGTAGTGTGGTCGTACTTGTGACTGCATTTTTTGTCTACATCAGCTTGTCAGCTGGGAGATTGTTTTTCTTCAGTGGCCATTATTGGGATTTCCCAGTTCCAATTTTTTATAAAGCATATGCTGTTATCGTTTTAGTCTTTTTTGTTTCTTTTACCATTGTCGCTATCCTTCAATTATTCAAGATGCCAAAAGAGTCAAAGTTCACTTTGATTAGCGTTCTGATTTCATTTGTTCTCATAACAATGATCCCTGGTTTTTTAAATGTATTGTCAAGGGATGGAGCGATTGGAAGAGGTTTATACCAAACGATTACAGACCTTATTTTGGTAGTTGGTTTATTTGTCGCCAATGTTGTTTATATCAATAATACAAAAGACAAGACAACGATTTTATCAAGAATCATCGGTATCTCGTTAGCTTCTTTTTTGTTAATTTTACAACTGGTTGCTTATTCTGTGATCCAACAAACAGAATCTAATTATGATTTGGTGCATACTGCGAGAGCTAAAAATTACATTGCAGGATTGGAAACAGACCAAGTTCCTAGTTTCCATTATTCTTATGATCTCCAAAACAGATCCTTTGTCACACATAAAGGATTAGAAGAAACAAAATTGGAACCAAACGAATACGAAGCTGAGTTTTACAATGTTTGGGCCTTGGAGATGATCCTATCGTTTGAGAAAAATGAAAATTGGAAATCAAAAGTAAATGAACTCTTACTACAATTACCAGAGACAAGTAACGGGTATTCGAACGAAATCAATCGATTGTTAAAAGAAGATCGAATCACTTCTCCGAAATTGTTAATTTCAGAAATTGAATCGGAAAAACGGAAAATTTTATACACCCGAAATAAACTGAGAGAAATTCCTGTTTCCAATTTTACAGAAAAAGCATCTGGACTTGTGAAAAACGAAGAAGGGGCACTCTCTGGATTTTATGCTGAGGCAAGGAAAATTCTCTCTTCCAATCGATCAGAAGAACTAAAATTCAAAACCTTAGACCAAATGTTTTCTCCCATGCCAAACCATGGTGAAAGAAACTATCGCGGACAAGTGAAGTTTGATTCTAAGAACCCCAATTTTTCTTTTTATGTAAGTTACCTGATTGTAGATAAAAAAAATGAAATCGTTCATGAAGTTGGTTATCCTTATACTGATTACAGAAGTTTCCAACATGAAGTGACTTTACCTTGGATCATTGGTTTATTGGCCCTTGCGGTACTTGTGATTTTGGGATATCGATTGTTCTTTCTCATTGCTCTCATTCGACCAGTGGAACAAATCATTGAAGGGTTAACGGAAGTTAACTCTGGTAATTTGGAATACCGCTTAACTGTTCATGTTGAGGACGATATTGGTTTTATGGCGAGATCATTTAACCGGATGGTGCGTTCGATCCAAGCTGCTCGTAAAAAATTGCAACAGTATGCTGAACAATTGGAAGAAAAAGTTCAAGAACGTACTAAAGAATTGGAAAATACGTTAAAGGAAGTTCAGTCCTTAAAACACCAACAGGATGGAGACTATTTTTTAACATCACTATTATTGCAGCCATTTCATACCAACCATGCAAAACACCAAAATGTACGTGTGGATTTTTTATTAGAACAAAAGAAAAAATTCACATTCAAGCAGTATGAAAAGGAGATTGGTGGTGACCTCAATATCGCCAATCAAATTGTACTCAACAATCGTTCTTACACTGTATTTTTAAATGCAGATGCAATGGGGAAATCAATGCAAGGTGCGGGAGGTGCCCTTGTACTTGGATCTGTATTTGAATCCATTATCACAAGAACCCAACTTTTAAGTGAAGCGAGAAATACATATCCAGAAAGATGGATCAAAAATACATTTTTGGAACTTCACAAAATTTTTGAAGGTTTTGATGGTTCTATGCTTGTATCACTTGTGTTAGGTGTGGTAGACAATGAGACAGGATTACTTTATTTTATCAATGCTGAACACCCGTGGATTGTATTGTATCGAGACGGAATTGCCAGTTTTATTGAAAACGAATTGATGTTTCGAAAATTGGGAACATCCGGTGTCCAAGGGAATTTATACATCAAAACATTTCAGTTGGAAGCAGGTGATATCCTCATCGCTGGTTCTGATGGACGTGATGATTTATTAATTTCCCATACTGAGGATGGAAAACGTGTCATCAATGAAGATGAAAAACTATTTCTTAAAATGGTAGAAGCTGGGAAAGGGGAACTTGATTTAATTTATGATGAAATGGCGAAATTTGGAGCGTTGACTGACGACTTATCAATGTTACGTGTTTCCTTCATTGAAGAAAAAGAACGTTATAAAATTGAAAAAGATAAGTTAAGGGAAATCCAATCTTTGTTAGCGAAAGCCAAAGAAGCAAGTGACTCTTCTGATCTGCAGGAAGCTGTTACGTATTTAGAAAAAGCACATTCCTTAGAGGAAAACATTCCAGAAATCAAAAAGAAGTTCATCCAATTGTATTTAAAACTGAAGGACTATGGGAATGCTAAAAAAATGGCCAAAGACTATAGTTTACTTCGACCTATGGATACTGAGATTATGTACATCACTGCATTTTGTGCAAGGAAAGTTGCTGATATCAAAACTGCCATTGATTTTGGGGAAAGAGTTCGACTCCGTGACCCCAATCATGTCAAAAACTTAATTAATTTAGGACAAACCTACTTAGCGGATAAAAATTATGGGAGAGCTGAAAATATCCTTAGTTCCGCTCTCGAACTTGACCCAGAAAATCCAAGTTTGGTTCGGCTCATTGACCACATTCGGAAAAAACAATTAAAACAAGAGGAAACACATTAG
- a CDS encoding exodeoxyribonuclease VII small subunit: MVEKKSISFEEAIRELEDIAEKLERGTLSLEDSIKAYERGMELKKICSERLVDAEAKIEFLTKAPSGEVVKSTVKKKKEETTSNKAEEDLF, translated from the coding sequence ATGGTAGAAAAAAAATCAATCAGTTTTGAAGAGGCAATCCGTGAATTGGAAGACATTGCGGAAAAATTAGAACGTGGAACTTTGTCTTTAGAAGATTCGATTAAGGCTTACGAACGAGGAATGGAACTGAAAAAAATCTGTTCCGAACGTTTGGTAGATGCAGAAGCCAAAATTGAATTTTTAACCAAAGCTCCAAGTGGTGAAGTTGTGAAATCAACGGTAAAAAAAAAGAAGGAAGAAACAACTTCTAATAAAGCGGAAGAAGATTTATTTTAA
- a CDS encoding GNAT family N-acetyltransferase, with translation MDEAIKIEISHSFFEFKKEEWNELVPSDSLFQEFEFLSGLEETGCIGKSDWKPVIVSARSDGKLLGLIPSYLRKDSYGEYIFDFQWANAFHRAGIPYYPKLTVAVPFTPVTGSRILFHPELTEEAKNLLGQSLLLAVKEFGIQEGVSSIHILFCKENEQTVSQNTGFHPRLSHQYHWFNRGFSNFEEFLSTLVKERRKTIRSERRKISETGLQIQTLTGELIREEHANLFYEFYQDTHSKKWGQAYLNRKFFLKMVETFRHRLLLVLASKPNGDPVGGTWNLYRDGFLYGRYWGALEHIPNLHFECCYYRLIDYAIEHKLERVEAGAQGEHKFLRGYETVPMFSSHFIYNEEGRSAIESYLEKEIKMERENIEAYNAHSPIKALREG, from the coding sequence GTGGATGAAGCAATTAAGATAGAGATTTCCCATAGTTTTTTTGAGTTCAAAAAGGAAGAGTGGAATGAATTGGTTCCTTCCGATTCCCTCTTCCAAGAATTTGAATTTTTGTCTGGATTGGAAGAAACAGGGTGCATTGGGAAATCAGATTGGAAACCCGTCATTGTTTCTGCCAGGTCAGATGGAAAACTCCTCGGGCTTATACCCAGTTATTTGCGCAAAGACTCCTATGGGGAATATATCTTTGATTTCCAATGGGCCAATGCATTCCACAGGGCAGGCATTCCTTATTACCCGAAACTCACAGTCGCTGTTCCCTTTACTCCGGTGACAGGTTCTAGGATTTTGTTCCACCCAGAACTGACTGAGGAAGCTAAAAATTTGTTAGGGCAGAGTCTCTTATTGGCAGTAAAGGAATTTGGAATACAAGAAGGCGTTTCTTCGATTCACATTTTATTTTGTAAGGAAAACGAACAAACAGTTTCTCAGAACACTGGGTTTCACCCTCGTTTGTCTCACCAATACCATTGGTTCAATCGTGGTTTTTCAAATTTTGAAGAATTTCTTTCAACTTTGGTCAAAGAAAGGCGTAAGACCATTCGCAGTGAACGAAGAAAAATCTCGGAAACAGGGCTACAAATCCAAACACTCACGGGTGAACTCATTCGGGAAGAACATGCAAATCTCTTTTATGAGTTTTACCAGGATACCCACAGTAAAAAATGGGGACAGGCTTACTTAAACCGAAAGTTCTTTCTAAAGATGGTGGAAACCTTTCGCCATAGGTTACTCCTCGTTCTTGCTTCCAAACCCAATGGAGATCCCGTTGGTGGGACCTGGAATTTATACCGTGATGGATTTTTGTATGGAAGGTATTGGGGTGCCTTGGAACACATACCTAATTTACATTTTGAATGTTGTTATTACCGATTGATTGATTATGCGATTGAACATAAATTGGAAAGAGTAGAAGCAGGGGCTCAAGGGGAACATAAATTCCTAAGAGGGTATGAAACGGTTCCCATGTTCAGTTCCCATTTCATTTACAATGAAGAAGGTAGAAGTGCCATAGAATCCTATTTAGAAAAAGAGATCAAAATGGAAAGGGAGAATATTGAAGCATATAATGCACATTCACCTATCAAAGCTCTGAGGGAGGGGTAA
- a CDS encoding DedA family protein translates to MKEILELPPLFLWGFFCFSNFLENIFPPWPGDTITVFSGFISSAPNSPVSFGSVVIATFLGNLFGGLVMYYFGESFLKFLKRTRIPVLSNLYHEESLHKTLVWFRKYENVVVLLSRFSAGIRFFVSIVAGMSKMNIIKFVILYSIAVSLWCGLLLFGGSFLGSNWNQIIVILSYYNRTIIGILLVVFLYFLYQMFGKSNTKLT, encoded by the coding sequence ATGAAAGAAATTCTCGAATTACCACCGCTTTTCCTTTGGGGTTTTTTCTGTTTTTCGAATTTTTTGGAAAATATTTTCCCACCTTGGCCGGGTGATACAATCACCGTTTTTTCAGGTTTTATATCCTCTGCACCCAACTCTCCCGTTTCCTTTGGATCTGTTGTCATCGCTACCTTTTTAGGGAATCTGTTTGGGGGCCTCGTCATGTATTATTTTGGGGAATCGTTTTTGAAATTTCTGAAACGAACAAGGATCCCTGTTTTATCCAATCTATACCATGAGGAAAGTTTACATAAGACTTTAGTATGGTTTCGGAAATACGAAAATGTAGTGGTTTTACTTTCAAGGTTCTCGGCAGGGATTCGATTTTTTGTTTCTATCGTTGCTGGAATGTCCAAAATGAACATCATTAAATTTGTAATCCTCTATTCCATTGCCGTTTCGTTATGGTGTGGGTTACTTTTATTCGGTGGTAGTTTCCTTGGTTCGAATTGGAACCAAATCATTGTTATACTATCATACTACAATCGTACCATTATTGGCATCCTTTTGGTTGTTTTTTTATACTTCCTTTACCAAATGTTTGGGAAATCAAATACGAAGTTGACATGA
- the xseA gene encoding exodeoxyribonuclease VII large subunit: METADSSFSVSEVNRRIKAKLQDSPEFKNFWIRGEISNFSQTNSSGHMYFSLKDTTSVIKCAFFSFQAKNYKGTPLRNGMEILVYGSVSVYEPGGYYSITVQKIEELGEGDILLKIEKLKKSLAEKGIFDVSHKRPLPKFPKRLGIVTSPKGAAVEDIIRIATDLNPSIQILVSPCLVQGDGAENSIIEAIKEINDPKWEVDVIIAGRGGGSFEDLMAFNQEAVVMAYYHSRIPIISAVGHEIDRVLTDLAADATTPTPTAAAKLAIPNVSDTLIRLDEMEDRLRSALTGVIRIGKEKWLGVTSRVVFQNPKAVLEPRQNHLDELLTKISLLGKNYLVKKQSEFQKFDSFQQTWKSYLERVQTKYKLAEQRLDHFSPLGTLKRGYSVLRNTNKQVISSITQIKEKEPLEVFLFDGKLQVEVKEIK, encoded by the coding sequence ATGGAAACAGCTGATTCTTCCTTTTCTGTCAGTGAAGTCAATCGCCGTATCAAGGCGAAATTACAAGACTCTCCCGAATTTAAAAACTTCTGGATTCGCGGAGAAATTTCGAATTTCAGCCAGACCAATAGTTCTGGTCACATGTATTTTTCCTTAAAAGATACAACAAGTGTAATCAAATGTGCTTTTTTTTCCTTCCAAGCCAAAAACTATAAAGGAACTCCACTACGAAATGGAATGGAAATCCTTGTGTATGGTTCTGTTTCTGTTTATGAACCAGGTGGTTATTATAGCATCACTGTCCAAAAAATTGAGGAACTTGGGGAAGGTGATATCCTTCTAAAAATTGAAAAATTAAAAAAATCATTAGCAGAAAAAGGGATCTTTGATGTTTCCCACAAACGGCCGTTACCTAAATTTCCAAAACGATTAGGCATTGTTACTTCACCTAAGGGTGCTGCTGTCGAAGATATCATTCGCATTGCCACTGACCTCAATCCTTCGATTCAAATTTTAGTATCACCATGCCTTGTCCAAGGAGACGGTGCCGAAAATTCAATCATTGAAGCCATTAAAGAGATTAATGATCCAAAATGGGAAGTAGATGTGATCATCGCAGGACGTGGTGGTGGATCTTTTGAGGATTTAATGGCATTCAACCAAGAAGCAGTAGTGATGGCATATTATCACTCGAGGATTCCCATCATCTCTGCCGTAGGACATGAAATTGATCGTGTCCTTACTGATTTAGCAGCGGATGCGACAACACCCACACCTACTGCCGCAGCAAAATTAGCGATCCCTAATGTATCGGATACTCTCATCCGTTTGGATGAAATGGAAGACCGTTTGCGCTCTGCTCTAACAGGTGTGATACGAATTGGAAAGGAAAAGTGGTTAGGTGTAACAAGTAGAGTGGTTTTTCAAAATCCAAAAGCAGTATTAGAGCCTAGGCAAAACCATTTGGATGAATTATTAACCAAAATTTCTCTTCTAGGAAAAAACTACCTTGTCAAAAAGCAGAGTGAATTTCAAAAATTTGATTCTTTCCAACAAACTTGGAAATCGTATTTGGAAAGAGTCCAAACAAAATACAAACTTGCAGAACAAAGATTAGACCACTTTTCTCCATTAGGAACACTCAAAAGAGGATATTCAGTCCTCCGCAATACAAACAAACAAGTGATCTCTTCTATTACACAAATTAAAGAAAAAGAACCTTTGGAAGTTTTTTTATTCGATGGAAAACTCCAAGTTGAAGTAAAAGAAATCAAATAG